Part of the Pseudothermotoga sp. genome, GCTCTGGGTGAGGTGTTGGTGGAGCTAGGTTACGTGACTTGGGAGGAACTGACGGAAGCGTTGGCTGAACAGTACAACATACCGATGCTGAAAGATCCCCCAAGGATCATAGCGGCGGAAGTTTTGAACAGTTTGCCGAGGGCTCTATTGGAAGAATTGAGGATCGTTCCGATAGACAAACGTGACGGTCGGCTGATATTGGTGACAGACACGATTCACAACGTGAGCAGGATCAAAGGAGAAGTCAGATTCATAACCGGTCAAGAACCTGCGGTTTACCTAGTGACACCTTCCCTCTTCGCTCTGCTCCACAAGCAACACATTCAAGGAGGCATAGCAGAACTGGCACAGGAGGTCCCAACTGCGGAAGAACGAGAACCGGAGGTTCTGACGCTCGAAGAGGTCGAGGAAGTTGAAGAAGCCGAAGCACCCATAATCAAGATGGTGAACGCACTCATTCACAGAGCAGTTCAGATGGAAGCGAGCGATATACACATCGAACCGTTCAGAAACTACGTGAGGGTTCGATACAGAATAGACGGACTCCTTCGTAAGGTGATCGACTATCCCAAGGCTCAACATGGAGCCGTTGTGACGAGAATAAAGATCATGTCTGGTTTGGACATTTCTGAAAAGCGTCTCCCTCAAGATGGAAAGTTCTACATGAACGTACACGGAGAACAGTACGACTTCCGTGTTTCAACCATGCCGTCAGTCCACGGCGAAAAAGTCGTCATGAGGATTTTAAAGGTCTCTGCAGCTTACAAGCAACTCGAAGAACTGGGTTTCAGTGAGTACAATTATAAACTCATCTCCGCGCTTTTGAAGAGGCCAAACGGCATCATCCTCGTAACTGGACCGACCGGTAGTGGAAAGTCAACGACACTGGTCGCCATGATAAACAAACTCAAAGACATCACTGTGAACATCGTGACAGCTGAAGACCCAGTCGAGTACACGATAGACGGCGTCACACAGTGCCAAGTGAGTCCCGAAATTGGGCTAACCTTTGCAAGGTTCCTCAGATCTTTCCTCAGGCAAGATCCAGATATCATAATGATCGGTGAGATGAGAGACAAAGAAACCGCGAACTTAGCCATTGAGGCGGCGCTGACGGGACATTTAGTCCTCAGTACCTTGCACACGAACAGTGCCGCCGCTGCCGTTGACAGGTTGGTCAACCTCGGCGTGGACAGGCATCTGCTCTCCACGGCCCTGATCGGTGTGATAAGCCAAAGGCTGGTACGAAAGCTCTGCGAGAGCTGTAGAGTCAAAGTCAATTTGAGATCGGAATATTTACAGATGTGGAAGGAAGTTTTTCCAGAGTTGGAACCAGTCGAGTACACGGTGGGATCAGGTTGCATCGAGTGTAACGGAGTAGGTTACAAAGGAAGGGTCGCCATAGGCGAGGTACTGGTGTTGGATCGCGAACTCAAAGATTTGATCGTCGCTGGTGCTGGAGAGAGGGAGATATACGATTTGGCCTTGCGCAAAGGCATGCGTCCCATGTTCATAGATGGCTTTGAGAAGGTATTGAAAGGAACGACATCCTTCGAAGAAGTTCTCAGGGTGACCACCTCGGTATGAAATATCTCTCCAAAGATCCCGATGAATGGAGAAAGAAGGAAAGTGAGATTCTCAAAAGAGAACAGGAGAGAACCCAGAAGCATCGCAAGCGTGGGTTTTATTTTTTAATTCTGAACCTCGTTGTGGTTTTCCTCTTCTTTTTTGGTATCAGAAATTATTACGCACAGTTGTCTATAGAGAAATCCCCAACGAACCAGATCCTGATCGTGTGTGAGGACGTCCATGCTTCCGGTACTCCACTCGATGTTCAGATCAGACTATACAACAATTCCGACAAGAAGCGTGAAGTTACGGTGTCCGAATTCACTTTTCAGATCTTCAACAATGAAAATCAACAGTTCTACAATTTCAAACAATCCCAGCCTGTGAAAGCGACCTTCGAACCGTTCACCAGCCGTTTGCTTTTCGATTTGAAGAGAGAAAGGGAAATAACACAGCTTCCATCCGGTGAATACACGATCCATGTGGAATTGAACATAAACGGCGAGAGAACCTCAGCACAAAAGAAGTTCAGAAGCGTAGAACGCTATCAACTGATCGTCGAGAACCTCAACGATTTTTATTTTGTGGGTGAACAGGCACAGCTGAAGGTGAGCCTGATCAA contains:
- a CDS encoding ATPase, T2SS/T4P/T4SS family; the encoded protein is MPDKIRYRRIGEILLEKGLITKEQLNRALENQRLTKKALGEVLVELGYVTWEELTEALAEQYNIPMLKDPPRIIAAEVLNSLPRALLEELRIVPIDKRDGRLILVTDTIHNVSRIKGEVRFITGQEPAVYLVTPSLFALLHKQHIQGGIAELAQEVPTAEEREPEVLTLEEVEEVEEAEAPIIKMVNALIHRAVQMEASDIHIEPFRNYVRVRYRIDGLLRKVIDYPKAQHGAVVTRIKIMSGLDISEKRLPQDGKFYMNVHGEQYDFRVSTMPSVHGEKVVMRILKVSAAYKQLEELGFSEYNYKLISALLKRPNGIILVTGPTGSGKSTTLVAMINKLKDITVNIVTAEDPVEYTIDGVTQCQVSPEIGLTFARFLRSFLRQDPDIIMIGEMRDKETANLAIEAALTGHLVLSTLHTNSAAAAVDRLVNLGVDRHLLSTALIGVISQRLVRKLCESCRVKVNLRSEYLQMWKEVFPELEPVEYTVGSGCIECNGVGYKGRVAIGEVLVLDRELKDLIVAGAGEREIYDLALRKGMRPMFIDGFEKVLKGTTSFEEVLRVTTSV